From the genome of Deinococcus aerius, one region includes:
- a CDS encoding HAMP domain-containing protein yields MKYTVVIRQPVPDEVRSVLEQQLVERFGLSPEQAQRLAARRSGRLMKPTGRPRADLLLQVYQDVGAQVALEEVREETGVLSEPFQAVASGPSVIRAVPEPEGGVVLAPPPPDFGAPLPQGGGLGTPQAGPFAAASRGETGVLTLPAQDDSGWLAADPFAPAGDPFALPGAPSGEADLLGGTRTSGAPPVPTADAATPGADIWSDFTGALTLDSGAAKPQEEPASPEMFLTAGAEEARASLGRRRSLARQMAFGALAPLALSTAVTLGLLTAILPSLQRQLVAQNAEAVAVAVGTSLDTRDQETVNAQLDALLRRSSVGFVRVELPDGTTYFRSQNPRLDGTLQGRVATFLRENPETGTFVSSGSAADAYREQLAQLEAVGAGDSAQARELRAEAEQKENQRAERNSYIVSRLGVVETQAGQRSTVDATQDSSNLLYRIAVGVPNTQAAINLRNTLLLVLGVSLLALALAASLAVRSARRVVQPIERLVKVADAISMGDLTRPVQADRNDEIGDLAQALERMRLSLEAAMDRLRRRKRA; encoded by the coding sequence ATGAAGTACACGGTCGTGATTCGCCAACCCGTCCCCGATGAGGTGCGTTCCGTGCTGGAACAGCAGCTCGTGGAGCGCTTCGGCCTCTCCCCCGAGCAGGCGCAGCGCCTCGCCGCCCGGCGCTCGGGCCGCCTGATGAAGCCCACCGGGAGGCCCCGCGCGGACCTGCTCCTCCAGGTCTACCAGGATGTGGGCGCGCAGGTCGCCCTGGAGGAGGTGCGTGAGGAAACGGGCGTCCTCTCCGAGCCGTTCCAGGCCGTCGCGTCCGGGCCCTCGGTCATCCGCGCCGTGCCTGAGCCGGAGGGCGGCGTGGTCCTCGCGCCCCCGCCCCCCGATTTCGGCGCCCCCCTGCCCCAGGGCGGGGGTCTGGGCACGCCCCAGGCCGGACCCTTTGCCGCAGCCAGCCGCGGCGAGACGGGCGTTCTGACCCTGCCCGCTCAGGATGACAGCGGCTGGCTCGCCGCCGACCCCTTCGCCCCGGCGGGCGACCCCTTTGCCCTGCCCGGCGCGCCCAGCGGGGAGGCCGACCTGCTCGGGGGAACCCGGACTTCGGGAGCGCCGCCCGTCCCCACGGCCGACGCGGCCACCCCGGGAGCCGACATCTGGTCGGACTTCACGGGGGCGCTGACCCTGGACAGCGGGGCGGCCAAGCCGCAGGAGGAGCCCGCCTCCCCCGAGATGTTCCTGACCGCCGGGGCCGAGGAGGCGCGCGCCTCGTTGGGCCGACGCCGCAGCCTGGCCCGGCAGATGGCCTTCGGGGCGCTCGCGCCGCTGGCGCTGTCGACCGCCGTGACGCTGGGCCTGCTCACCGCCATCCTGCCCAGCCTCCAGCGGCAGCTCGTGGCGCAGAACGCCGAGGCGGTCGCGGTCGCGGTGGGGACCAGCCTGGACACCCGCGACCAGGAGACGGTGAACGCGCAGCTCGACGCGCTGCTGCGCCGCTCGTCGGTCGGCTTCGTGCGGGTGGAGCTGCCCGACGGCACGACCTACTTCCGCAGCCAGAACCCGCGGCTCGACGGCACCCTCCAGGGCCGGGTGGCGACCTTCCTGCGGGAGAACCCCGAGACGGGCACCTTCGTGAGCAGCGGCAGCGCCGCCGACGCCTACCGCGAGCAGCTCGCGCAGCTCGAGGCGGTCGGGGCGGGCGACTCGGCCCAGGCCCGGGAGCTGCGCGCCGAGGCCGAGCAGAAGGAGAACCAGCGCGCTGAGCGCAACAGCTACATCGTGAGCCGCCTGGGCGTGGTCGAGACCCAGGCCGGCCAGCGCAGCACCGTGGACGCCACCCAGGACAGCTCTAACCTGCTGTACCGCATCGCGGTGGGCGTGCCCAACACCCAGGCGGCGATCAACCTCCGCAACACGCTGCTGCTGGTGCTGGGCGTGTCGCTCCTCGCCCTGGCGCTCGCGGCGTCGCTCGCCGTCCGCTCGGCCCGGCGCGTCGTGCAGCCCATCGAGCGTCTGGTGAAGGTCGCCGACGCCATCAGCATGGGCGACCTGACCCGCCCGGTGCAGGCCGACCGCAACGACGAGATTGGCGACCTCGCTCAGGCGCTTGAGCGCATGCGCCTGAGCCTGGAGGCCGCGATGGACCGCCTGCGCCGCCGCAAGCGGGCGTAA
- a CDS encoding class I SAM-dependent rRNA methyltransferase: MIRPFPDLPALFARRAHLPGEGTTVFRAAHTTETGGLFAVDVAGDTAVLSLYADLSGEEEARLAEACGALPGVASVYLKRRPVEARHMANVAREWLSPPDPVWGEARPEVVALENGVPFLLRPGADLSIGLFTDARPLRAWVREHAPVGGRVLNTFAYTCGFGLNAALGGAEVVKNVDLSRKVLAWGQENYALSGLAAPDTDFLYGDVFEWLGRLRRRGDEFDLVILDPPSFARGRGGVWRAERDYGRLAALAVGVLAPGGRLLALTNHAGVSNAAFERMVAAGLGEAGRQGKVTERLGPGEDYPGATHLKAQVWTLN, from the coding sequence GTGATCCGCCCATTCCCCGACCTGCCCGCCCTCTTCGCCCGGCGTGCCCATCTTCCCGGCGAGGGGACGACCGTGTTCCGCGCGGCCCACACCACCGAGACGGGCGGCCTGTTCGCGGTGGACGTGGCGGGGGACACGGCGGTGCTGAGCCTGTATGCGGACCTGAGCGGTGAGGAGGAGGCAAGGCTGGCCGAGGCCTGCGGGGCGTTGCCGGGAGTGGCCTCGGTCTACCTCAAACGCCGCCCGGTGGAGGCCCGCCACATGGCGAACGTGGCGCGGGAGTGGCTCTCTCCGCCGGACCCGGTCTGGGGCGAGGCGCGGCCCGAGGTCGTGGCGCTGGAGAACGGGGTGCCCTTCCTGCTGCGGCCCGGCGCGGACCTGAGCATCGGGCTGTTCACCGATGCCCGCCCGCTGCGCGCCTGGGTGCGGGAGCACGCCCCGGTGGGGGGCCGGGTCCTGAATACCTTCGCCTACACCTGCGGGTTTGGGTTGAATGCGGCCCTCGGCGGCGCGGAGGTGGTGAAGAACGTGGACCTCTCGCGCAAGGTGCTCGCCTGGGGGCAGGAGAACTACGCCCTCAGCGGTCTCGCGGCCCCCGACACCGACTTCCTGTACGGCGACGTGTTCGAGTGGCTGGGCAGGCTCAGGCGGCGGGGCGACGAGTTCGACCTCGTGATCCTCGACCCGCCCTCCTTCGCGCGGGGCCGGGGCGGCGTGTGGCGGGCCGAGCGGGATTACGGGCGGCTGGCGGCGCTGGCGGTGGGGGTGCTGGCACCCGGTGGAAGGCTCCTCGCCTTGACCAACCATGCGGGCGTTAGCAACGCGGCCTTCGAGCGGATGGTCGCGGCTGGGCTGGGGGAGGCCGGGCGGCAAGGGAAGGTGACGGAACGTCTGGGACCAGGTGAGGACTACCCAGGGGCCACGCACCTCAAGGCACAGGTTTGGACGCTGAACTGA
- a CDS encoding phospho-N-acetylmuramoyl-pentapeptide-transferase, with amino-acid sequence MIALCALLSWFLVGLFIRLSKARGWGQPIRKEGPQTHLQKEGTPTAGGVPFVLALALVFFPLHFTGHAGGERELLIMLTALGMGVIGGIDDLLKVRSRMRGGGKKELLAREKFPLQILVGAAFASFAAPLASHELLPGLGQVPDIILLTLVMVGAVNAFNFTDGLDGLLAGVAIIVLLPLLAVSPVSALLIAALLGFLWFNAHPARVFMGDMGSHAIGAIAAGAYVLYADVWLLPLAAIIPVVAVLSVVIQVISFRLRGRRVFRMSPIQHHFELSGWPETHVTLRFWVITAVATAAVWWILGGRP; translated from the coding sequence GTGATCGCCCTCTGCGCGCTGCTGTCGTGGTTCCTCGTCGGGCTGTTTATCCGGCTGAGCAAGGCGCGCGGCTGGGGGCAACCCATTCGCAAGGAAGGCCCGCAGACACACCTGCAAAAGGAGGGCACCCCCACGGCGGGCGGCGTCCCCTTCGTCCTGGCGCTGGCCCTGGTGTTCTTCCCGCTGCATTTCACCGGCCACGCGGGCGGCGAGCGGGAACTGCTCATCATGCTGACCGCGCTCGGCATGGGCGTGATCGGCGGCATCGACGACCTGCTCAAGGTTCGCTCGCGGATGCGGGGTGGGGGCAAGAAGGAACTCCTGGCCCGCGAGAAGTTCCCGCTGCAAATCCTGGTCGGCGCGGCCTTCGCCTCCTTCGCCGCGCCCCTCGCCTCCCACGAATTGCTGCCGGGCCTGGGTCAGGTTCCCGACATCATCCTGCTGACGCTGGTGATGGTGGGGGCGGTGAACGCCTTCAACTTCACCGACGGGCTGGACGGGCTGCTGGCGGGGGTGGCGATCATCGTGCTGCTGCCGCTGCTGGCGGTGTCGCCCGTCTCGGCATTGCTGATCGCCGCCCTGCTGGGGTTCCTGTGGTTCAACGCCCACCCCGCCCGGGTCTTCATGGGGGATATGGGAAGCCACGCCATCGGGGCCATCGCGGCGGGGGCCTACGTGCTGTACGCCGACGTATGGCTGCTGCCCCTGGCGGCGATCATTCCGGTCGTCGCCGTCCTCAGCGTCGTCATCCAGGTCATCTCCTTCCGCCTCCGCGGCAGGCGGGTGTTCCGCATGAGCCCCATCCAGCACCACTTCGAGCTGAGCGGCTGGCCCGAAACGCACGTCACCCTGCGCTTCTGGGTCATTACAGCGGTGGCGACGGCGGCGGTGTGGTGGATTCTGGGGGGGAGGCCGTAG
- a CDS encoding NAD(P)/FAD-dependent oxidoreductase, which produces MPAGGAGGVSGAPHLLVIGGGVAGASVASFAAREGARVTVVDAGRHPASHVPSALVNPVRGQSGQVDPRALEGMHLTWALVDGLREAGVHVPHGREGVLRPVPDDRVRQKFGRNLPPELPHVWLAPEAAPVPLAPGWAHVLHLPEGGWVDGEAFTAGLLTVAGAEVVRARVTGWDARSVLLEGGGVLRGDAVVWCGGSVGSGWAGETGTHRAGTLLTLDHPVTSVPVSFGAYLAPAAPGGVLGATFEAPTPTWREPDLPLPSLRWLLGKADALTDLGGTRVTGQWSGTRLSGLVAGRTANGTWRLSGLGSKGFLLGPLLARHVVGDVLAACQV; this is translated from the coding sequence ATGCCTGCGGGCGGTGCGGGGGGCGTGAGCGGGGCGCCTCACCTCCTGGTGATCGGTGGCGGCGTGGCCGGGGCGTCCGTCGCCTCCTTCGCCGCCCGGGAAGGAGCGCGGGTGACGGTCGTGGATGCTGGGCGGCACCCCGCCAGCCACGTCCCCTCGGCCCTCGTCAACCCGGTGCGGGGGCAGTCGGGGCAGGTGGACCCCCGCGCGCTGGAGGGGATGCACCTGACCTGGGCGCTGGTGGACGGGTTGCGGGAGGCCGGGGTACACGTTCCCCACGGGCGGGAGGGGGTGTTGCGGCCCGTTCCCGATGACCGGGTGCGCCAGAAGTTCGGGCGGAACCTGCCCCCGGAGTTGCCGCACGTCTGGCTCGCGCCGGAGGCCGCGCCCGTTCCCCTGGCACCCGGTTGGGCGCACGTCCTGCACCTGCCCGAAGGGGGCTGGGTGGACGGCGAGGCTTTTACGGCGGGTCTCCTCACCGTCGCCGGGGCGGAGGTGGTGCGGGCGCGGGTGACCGGCTGGGACGCCCGTTCGGTTTTGCTGGAGGGAGGCGGGGTCTTGCGGGGGGATGCGGTGGTCTGGTGCGGAGGCTCGGTCGGCTCGGGCTGGGCGGGCGAGACGGGGACGCACCGGGCGGGAACACTGCTCACCCTGGATCACCCGGTCACTTCTGTGCCGGTCAGTTTCGGCGCCTACCTCGCTCCAGCCGCCCCCGGTGGCGTGCTGGGCGCGACCTTTGAGGCCCCGACGCCCACCTGGCGGGAACCCGACCTCCCCCTCCCCTCGCTGCGCTGGCTGCTGGGCAAGGCGGACGCCCTGACGGACCTGGGCGGCACGCGGGTGACGGGGCAGTGGAGCGGCACCCGGCTCTCCGGGCTGGTGGCGGGACGGACGGCGAACGGCACCTGGCGCCTCTCCGGGCTGGGGAGCAAGGGCTTCCTGCTCGGGCCGCTGCTGGCGCGTCACGTCGTCGGTGACGTACTCGCCGCGTGCCAGGTGTGA
- a CDS encoding thioredoxin family protein, translated as MTQSVTDHKQVLLPLTTPEEVDAFLQEYPLAAVFKAGTCHKTMQGFGVLETFLQRHELPVGFIRVVDWRPASNHVAEITGIQHHSPQFILFRDGQPQFEVNNWDITPQALAPVFEAQVPHRSGEGAVATDDNVEPYRRLMRAYLDGGLSDWAFQDQYVTLFRDDASLRSQREFELLSRLFGDPDAYHGGLHQLGAPQGRGDLKARVQALLTELG; from the coding sequence ATGACCCAGAGCGTGACCGACCACAAGCAGGTGCTGCTGCCCCTCACGACGCCGGAGGAGGTGGACGCCTTCCTCCAGGAATACCCGCTGGCGGCGGTGTTCAAAGCGGGAACCTGTCACAAGACCATGCAGGGCTTCGGCGTGCTGGAGACCTTCCTGCAACGGCACGAGCTGCCGGTGGGCTTTATCCGGGTGGTGGACTGGCGCCCCGCGAGCAACCACGTCGCGGAGATCACCGGGATTCAGCACCACAGCCCGCAGTTCATCCTGTTCCGGGACGGGCAGCCCCAGTTCGAGGTGAACAACTGGGACATCACCCCGCAGGCGCTCGCCCCCGTGTTCGAGGCGCAGGTGCCCCACCGCAGCGGTGAGGGCGCGGTGGCGACCGACGACAACGTGGAGCCCTACCGCCGCCTGATGCGCGCCTACCTGGACGGGGGGCTCAGCGACTGGGCCTTTCAGGACCAGTACGTGACCCTCTTCCGCGACGACGCCTCGCTCCGCAGCCAGCGCGAGTTCGAGCTGCTGTCGCGCCTGTTCGGCGACCCCGACGCCTACCACGGCGGCCTGCACCAGCTCGGCGCTCCCCAGGGACGCGGCGACCTGAAGGCCCGCGTGCAGGCGCTGCTCACCGAACTCGGCTGA
- a CDS encoding isocitrate/isopropylmalate dehydrogenase family protein → MAKYRICLIEGDGIGHEVIPAARRVLEASGLDAEYVTAEAGYEYFLEHGTSVPGATYEAVENTDATLFGAATSPSGEKPAGFFGAIRHLRRKYNLYANVRPTRTRPVPGAYENVDLVIVRENTQGLYVEQERRYGDTAIADTVITKDASERIGRFAVDLALKRRGKLTVVHKANVLPVTQGLFMNTVLEQAQGREGLTTNTMIVDNAAMQLVRNPAQFDVMVMTNMFGDILSDLAAGLVGGLGIAASGNVGDQFGIFESVHGSAPDIAGQGISNPTATILAAVLMLDHIGAHDVARRIDDAVNTVLTEGPRTRDLGGTAGTQEFTDAVIARLG, encoded by the coding sequence ATGGCGAAGTACCGCATCTGCTTGATCGAGGGGGACGGCATCGGCCACGAGGTCATCCCCGCCGCCCGCCGGGTTTTGGAGGCGTCGGGCCTGGACGCCGAGTATGTGACGGCGGAGGCCGGATACGAGTACTTCCTGGAACACGGGACCAGCGTGCCGGGGGCGACCTACGAGGCCGTCGAGAACACCGACGCCACCCTCTTCGGCGCGGCCACCAGCCCCAGCGGCGAGAAGCCCGCGGGCTTTTTCGGGGCGATCCGGCACCTGCGGCGCAAGTACAACCTCTATGCCAACGTGCGCCCCACCCGCACCCGCCCGGTGCCCGGCGCCTACGAGAACGTGGACCTCGTGATCGTGCGCGAGAACACCCAGGGCCTGTACGTCGAGCAGGAGCGGCGCTACGGCGACACCGCGATTGCCGACACGGTGATCACCAAGGACGCCAGCGAGCGCATCGGGCGCTTCGCGGTGGACCTCGCCCTCAAGCGGCGGGGGAAGCTGACGGTCGTTCACAAGGCCAACGTGCTGCCCGTGACCCAGGGCCTGTTTATGAACACCGTGCTGGAGCAGGCGCAGGGCCGGGAAGGACTGACCACGAACACCATGATCGTGGACAACGCGGCGATGCAGCTCGTCCGCAACCCCGCCCAGTTCGACGTGATGGTCATGACGAACATGTTCGGCGACATCCTCTCGGACCTCGCCGCCGGGCTGGTGGGCGGGCTCGGGATCGCGGCGAGCGGCAACGTGGGCGACCAGTTCGGCATCTTCGAGAGCGTGCACGGCAGCGCGCCCGATATCGCCGGGCAGGGGATCAGCAACCCCACCGCCACGATTCTGGCCGCCGTGCTGATGCTCGACCACATCGGCGCGCACGACGTGGCCCGCCGGATTGACGACGCCGTGAACACCGTGCTCACCGAGGGGCCGCGCACCCGCGACCTGGGGGGCACGGCGGGCACGCAGGAATTCACCGACGCGGTGATCGCCCGGCTGGGCTGA
- a CDS encoding helix-turn-helix transcriptional regulator, which translates to MYDPSMRVLTVLELLQAHERVTGAELARRLEVSSRTVQRYIARLQDLGIPVESTRGVGGAYRLKPGFRLPPLMFSGEEALALALGLHALHHLGLTALAPAVAGAGAKLARTLPHALRERVRTLEDAVQLDASPWTIPTDAGVLACLLAAVGAERTVAFDYRSHEGTRTRREVEVYGVVHLDGRWYAVGRCCLRDALRSFRLDRISAPAELERPFTRPPDFDARAYLRATLPFVRAPFEIEVWLDLPPEEAALRFWRVALEPDPLRGGTRLRCTREHLEPFAAMLLGLECVFVIDGPAGLREVFGRLAERARAASLGTPPGGSRVPHASLPG; encoded by the coding sequence ATGTACGACCCCTCCATGCGGGTGCTGACCGTGCTGGAACTCCTCCAGGCGCACGAGCGCGTGACGGGCGCGGAGCTGGCGCGGCGGCTGGAGGTCAGTTCGCGGACGGTGCAGCGGTACATCGCCCGCCTTCAGGACCTGGGGATTCCGGTGGAGTCCACCCGGGGGGTGGGGGGCGCGTACCGGCTGAAACCCGGCTTTCGGTTGCCGCCCCTGATGTTCAGCGGGGAGGAGGCGCTCGCGCTGGCGCTGGGCCTGCACGCCCTGCACCACCTGGGGCTGACGGCGCTGGCCCCGGCGGTGGCGGGGGCGGGGGCCAAGCTCGCGCGCACGCTGCCCCACGCCCTGCGCGAGCGGGTGCGGACCCTGGAGGACGCCGTGCAGCTCGACGCCTCCCCCTGGACGATCCCGACGGACGCGGGCGTCCTGGCCTGCCTGCTCGCCGCCGTGGGGGCCGAGCGGACGGTGGCCTTCGACTACCGCTCCCATGAGGGCACCCGGACCCGGCGGGAGGTGGAGGTGTACGGGGTCGTTCACCTGGACGGGCGCTGGTACGCCGTGGGCCGCTGCTGCCTGCGGGACGCGCTGCGCTCCTTCCGCCTCGACCGCATCTCGGCCCCCGCCGAGCTGGAGCGGCCCTTCACCCGCCCGCCGGACTTCGACGCCCGGGCCTACCTGCGCGCCACCCTGCCCTTCGTGCGCGCGCCCTTCGAGATCGAGGTGTGGCTGGACCTCCCGCCGGAGGAGGCGGCCCTGCGCTTCTGGCGGGTAGCCCTGGAACCCGACCCCCTGCGGGGAGGAACGCGGCTGCGCTGCACCCGGGAGCATCTGGAGCCCTTCGCGGCCATGCTGCTGGGGCTGGAGTGCGTCTTTGTGATCGACGGCCCGGCGGGGCTGCGGGAGGTGTTCGGGAGGCTGGCCGAGCGGGCACGGGCGGCCTCCCTGGGCACCCCGCCCGGGGGCTCCCGCGTCCCCCATGCTAGTCTCCCCGGTTGA
- the mnmD gene encoding tRNA (5-methylaminomethyl-2-thiouridine)(34)-methyltransferase MnmD: MNGGSGSPAGEIILTPDGSRTALSARYGEAYGSRHGAAGQARHVFVEGTGTTCHPHPRVLEVGFGLGVNFRATLADGAWRGVPLEYVAYEFDPAPAEVLRSVAEDGEGADHPAWAALLAGWGGESPLRVEAGKVRLTVHFEDVLTAPLPLGWATALYLDGFSPARNPEVWTPAFVGRLAGALGPGGVLATYSAAGHVRRALAASGLTVEKRPGPPGKRECLRAVRGA; encoded by the coding sequence ATGAACGGCGGTTCCGGCAGCCCGGCGGGCGAGATCATCCTGACCCCCGACGGCTCGCGCACGGCCCTGAGCGCCCGGTACGGCGAGGCGTATGGCTCGCGGCACGGGGCGGCGGGGCAGGCACGGCACGTCTTCGTGGAGGGCACGGGCACGACCTGCCATCCCCATCCCCGTGTGCTGGAAGTAGGCTTCGGCCTGGGCGTGAACTTCCGGGCGACGCTGGCGGATGGCGCCTGGCGGGGCGTGCCGCTGGAGTATGTCGCCTACGAGTTCGACCCCGCGCCTGCGGAGGTGCTGCGCTCGGTCGCGGAGGACGGGGAGGGGGCGGACCATCCGGCCTGGGCGGCCCTGCTGGCAGGCTGGGGTGGGGAATCGCCGTTGCGGGTGGAGGCGGGGAAGGTCAGACTCACCGTTCACTTCGAGGATGTTCTGACGGCCCCCCTCCCGCTGGGCTGGGCAACCGCCCTCTACCTCGACGGCTTCTCGCCCGCGCGCAACCCCGAGGTGTGGACGCCCGCGTTCGTGGGGCGGCTGGCCGGGGCGCTCGGGCCGGGGGGCGTCCTCGCCACCTACAGCGCCGCCGGGCACGTGCGCCGGGCGCTGGCGGCGAGCGGCCTGACGGTGGAGAAGCGCCCCGGCCCTCCCGGGAAACGCGAATGCCTGCGGGCGGTGCGGGGGGCGTGA
- a CDS encoding DUF2382 domain-containing protein — protein sequence MDEQDRERQQGAGETRVTEVREGNVREVVERLRLHEERATVEVIPESMGSVTVRRVVREREETVPITLHSEHLEITVQEGTGGRVTMNGETLEVGRTYEVPLYEERAVVEKRVYPLSDVTISKQARTYTQTERLTLRREELDVEDPQGLIRDRTLAEGTGGTDPQP from the coding sequence ATGGACGAGCAGGATCGGGAGAGGCAGCAGGGGGCCGGGGAAACGCGCGTCACCGAGGTCCGGGAGGGCAATGTCCGGGAGGTCGTCGAGCGGCTGCGCCTGCACGAGGAGCGGGCCACCGTCGAGGTGATCCCCGAGAGCATGGGCAGCGTCACCGTCCGCCGGGTGGTGCGCGAGCGCGAGGAGACGGTGCCTATCACCCTGCACAGCGAGCATCTGGAGATCACCGTGCAGGAGGGAACCGGAGGCCGCGTCACCATGAACGGCGAGACGCTGGAGGTCGGCCGCACGTACGAGGTGCCGCTGTACGAGGAACGCGCCGTCGTCGAGAAGCGGGTGTATCCCCTCAGCGACGTGACGATCAGCAAGCAGGCGCGGACCTACACCCAGACCGAGCGGCTCACCCTGCGCCGCGAGGAACTGGACGTGGAGGACCCCCAGGGCCTTATCCGTGACCGGACCCTCGCCGAGGGCACGGGCGGCACCGACCCGCAACCCTGA
- a CDS encoding YqjF family protein, producing the protein MTKLPLPRTPWVLRMTWQDLCFLHWRVDPEAITRTLPRGIEVDTREGRAWLGAVPFRMSGVAPRFAPEVPGLSAFPELNLRTYVTVDGVPGVWFYSLDAAQPLAVRLARRFFHLPYFDARMWVDREGQVTRYASLRTHRGEPPARFAAAYRPVGPALTPAPDSLEAWLTDRLALYSADSRGRVFRGRIDHVAWPLRRAEAVIAENTLADGLGIPLEGEPHLLHAEHLEVRAWWLERVR; encoded by the coding sequence ATGACGAAGTTGCCGCTGCCCCGCACCCCCTGGGTCCTGAGGATGACGTGGCAGGACCTCTGTTTCCTGCACTGGCGGGTGGACCCGGAGGCCATCACGCGCACGCTGCCCAGGGGGATCGAGGTGGACACGCGGGAGGGCCGGGCGTGGCTGGGCGCCGTGCCCTTCCGCATGAGTGGCGTGGCTCCCCGGTTTGCCCCCGAGGTGCCGGGCCTGAGCGCCTTTCCCGAACTCAACCTGCGGACCTACGTGACGGTGGACGGGGTGCCCGGCGTGTGGTTTTACAGCCTGGACGCCGCGCAACCGCTCGCCGTGCGCCTGGCCCGCCGCTTCTTCCACCTCCCCTATTTCGACGCGCGGATGTGGGTGGACCGGGAGGGGCAGGTCACCCGGTATGCGAGCCTCCGCACCCACCGGGGAGAGCCACCTGCCCGCTTCGCCGCCGCGTATCGCCCGGTCGGCCCGGCCCTGACGCCCGCGCCGGACAGCCTGGAAGCCTGGCTCACCGACCGGCTCGCGCTCTACAGCGCCGACTCTCGGGGCCGGGTCTTCCGGGGCCGCATCGACCACGTCGCCTGGCCCCTGCGCCGCGCCGAGGCCGTGATCGCCGAGAACACCCTGGCGGACGGGCTGGGGATACCGCTGGAGGGCGAGCCCCACCTGCTCCACGCCGAACACCTGGAGGTGCGGGCGTGGTGGCTGGAGCGGGTGCGGTAG
- a CDS encoding DUF6766 family protein, producing MSQQSLHPSAPRSGKFQPGGLRRFWSNNALSIVVFGLFLLFWGGQSFAGFKNYNEDQVGHQQRTVTYTQYLHTSHFWEATGENWESEFLQMGFFVVLTVYLKQRGSSESNPYPDEEQGGEAESGGSQASPAAPVPVNRGGLALVLYRNSLSIALLVLFLLSFAIHVISGAMEYSQEQIEHGGQAVTPLQFLETSQLWFQSLQNWQSEFLAIGAMVVLTIYLRQVGSSQSKPVEAPNSQTGEE from the coding sequence ATGTCACAGCAATCGCTGCATCCCTCTGCCCCCCGGTCGGGCAAGTTCCAGCCTGGGGGGTTGCGCCGCTTCTGGAGCAACAATGCCCTCTCCATCGTGGTCTTCGGCCTGTTCCTGCTGTTCTGGGGCGGGCAGAGCTTCGCCGGATTCAAGAACTACAACGAGGATCAGGTTGGTCACCAGCAGAGGACCGTGACCTACACCCAGTACCTCCATACCAGCCACTTCTGGGAGGCGACCGGGGAGAACTGGGAGAGCGAGTTCCTCCAGATGGGCTTTTTCGTGGTCCTGACCGTCTACCTCAAGCAGCGCGGCTCGTCGGAATCGAACCCCTACCCGGACGAGGAGCAGGGCGGCGAGGCCGAGTCCGGGGGGAGCCAGGCCAGCCCCGCCGCCCCGGTTCCGGTGAACCGGGGTGGGCTGGCGCTCGTCCTCTACCGCAACTCCCTGTCCATCGCGCTGCTCGTGCTGTTCCTGCTCTCGTTCGCCATCCACGTGATCAGCGGCGCGATGGAGTACAGCCAGGAGCAGATCGAGCATGGGGGACAGGCCGTGACGCCCCTCCAGTTTCTGGAAACGTCCCAGCTCTGGTTCCAGTCCCTCCAGAACTGGCAGAGCGAGTTTCTCGCCATCGGCGCGATGGTCGTGCTGACGATCTATCTGCGCCAGGTGGGGTCGTCGCAGTCGAAGCCGGTGGAGGCGCCGAACAGCCAGACGGGTGAGGAATAG
- a CDS encoding DinB family protein — MTQTDAAPALTPSLVSPEYLLAHWQGNRRLTRRVIEAFPEDQLFTFTAAPPMRPFGELAWEVVGLADYVLRGLNTGDWSWTPPAGAAPPRPRRLLAAWDEQTPRLEAAVPVYPPERYQEKRDMAWGHFSPLDTVLYAIENEIHHRGQGYVYLRALGIQPPAFYER; from the coding sequence ATGACGCAGACCGACGCTGCCCCCGCCCTCACGCCCTCCCTGGTGTCCCCCGAGTACCTGCTCGCCCACTGGCAGGGTAACCGGCGCCTGACCCGGCGGGTCATAGAGGCGTTCCCGGAAGACCAGCTCTTCACCTTTACCGCCGCGCCGCCCATGCGGCCCTTCGGGGAGCTGGCCTGGGAGGTCGTGGGCCTGGCCGACTACGTGCTCAGGGGGCTGAACACGGGGGACTGGTCATGGACCCCGCCCGCCGGGGCGGCCCCCCCACGACCGCGCCGCTTGCTCGCCGCGTGGGATGAGCAGACGCCCCGCTTGGAGGCCGCCGTGCCCGTCTACCCGCCGGAGCGCTACCAGGAGAAGCGGGACATGGCCTGGGGCCACTTCTCGCCGCTGGATACGGTGCTGTACGCCATCGAAAACGAGATTCACCACCGTGGGCAGGGCTACGTGTACCTGCGCGCCCTGGGCATTCAGCCGCCCGCCTTCTATGAACGTTGA